In Bradyrhizobium sp. WBOS07, the genomic window TCACGCCGTTGCCGGAGGCGAAGATCGGCGTGCCGTAGGCAGTGGCCCAGTCGACGCCGGTGTGCATCTTCACATAGCCGAGGATCGGGTGGCGGCGGCCGCCGAAGCCGGAGCGCATGATGGCGTTGTTGATCGGCTTCCTGACCAGGAACTTCTTCGCGCTCTTGCCGGTCTCGTCGTAATAGTCGACGACGCCGTCGTCGGGGCTCTGGTAGCGATAGTATTTCTTGGTCTCGCCGCCGACGGTGAGGGAGGCGAACAGCACGTCGTTCTTTTCGCTCGAGGTCACGCCCTCGTCTTCGCCGGCGTAGAACACGTCGAAGGAATCGCCCGGCTGCACCTTGCGCTGGAAGTCGACGTCGTAGGAGTAGATCTTGATCATGTCCTCGATGACCGGCATCGGCACCTTGTTGCGCATCGCGGTCTCGTAGATGCTCTGGTACAGCCGCACGCCGGAGCCGTCATCCTCGTCATCGTCGTCGTTGCTGGCGCTCGCCGCGGCGTCGGCGGCGGTGTTCATGCTTGAGACGTCGACCGCGACGTATCTGCCGAGATCGGACAGCGCCGCGATCGCCTCGACCTTGGTCTCGTTGGCGACGACGACGCGGTAGGGCTGGAGGCGGGCGCCGGGACTTGAGGGCGCCATCAGGATGCGGAGCTTCTCGCCCTCCTTGAGGCCGCCGTCGCGGCCGCGGGGCCCGAGCGTCGCGGTGATCGCCTTGATCTCCTCGGGCGTGGCGCCGAGATCGCGCAGCACGCCGGCGACGCTGTCGCCCTTCTTGACCAGATGGATGCGTTCGCCGTTGGGATTGCCGCCGGTGATCTGCTCCTTGGTCTTGGGCAGCAGCGTGACGTTTTCCGGCACCACGCGCGTCTCGAAGCCGGCATAGGGATCGGACGGCGAGGCTTCGGCGGCGTAGGCGGTCCTGATATCGGAGGGTCCGGTCGCGCCGGAGATGTCGGCGGCGGCATTGGCGAGCGAGGCGTAGCGCACCCCGCCATTGCCACGCCAATTGGCGGCGTCGCGGACCCGCATCAGGATGTCGTCGAGCGCCACCACCGCGGAAATCTTCGCCTTCGGCAGCACCGGCGACAGGTCCTTGGTGACGAAGGAGACCTCCGCGTCGGGCTCGACCGCTTCCGGATTGTTCGGGTCTTCCGCTGCCGCCTTCGGATCGGAGCCGACATCGGTGAGCAGGCGCTGGGCGTTGAACGGCGGAATCTTCGCCGACAGATCGCTCGTCGTCATCGACAAATTGCCGGCGATGCGAACGAACGGACGCACCCGCATCACGTCGCGGTTGCCGACGCGGGCGACCGTGGAGACGCGCACGATGTTGCGGGACGCCGTGGATTCGCTCGGCGGCGGCAGGCGGTCGCTCTTGTGCAGCGTGGCGGCGCGGTCGGCGGCACCGAAGGCGCCGCGCAGCGCGCCCTCGACCCGCTCCGGCACCTTGGCGAAGGTCATCTCGCCGTCGAGAGATGCGAAAACGGCGCCGCCGATCAGGGCTGCGCCGCAGAGTCCGGTCAGGATCGTGCCGCTGAACCATTGCACCGAGACGCGGCGGCGGTCGATCACGGCGGCTTCAGAACCGTCGACCGACAGCGGCGGCTCGTGGCCGAGATCGATGATCCCGGTCTCACGCCCGTAAGCGCCGCGTGACGTCCTGTGGTTCACTCAAGTCCCCCAATCAACGACCCAAGAAGCCTGGTCCCGAACCTCGTCCTCGTCGC contains:
- a CDS encoding M23 family metallopeptidase, encoding MNHRTSRGAYGRETGIIDLGHEPPLSVDGSEAAVIDRRRVSVQWFSGTILTGLCGAALIGGAVFASLDGEMTFAKVPERVEGALRGAFGAADRAATLHKSDRLPPPSESTASRNIVRVSTVARVGNRDVMRVRPFVRIAGNLSMTTSDLSAKIPPFNAQRLLTDVGSDPKAAAEDPNNPEAVEPDAEVSFVTKDLSPVLPKAKISAVVALDDILMRVRDAANWRGNGGVRYASLANAAADISGATGPSDIRTAYAAEASPSDPYAGFETRVVPENVTLLPKTKEQITGGNPNGERIHLVKKGDSVAGVLRDLGATPEEIKAITATLGPRGRDGGLKEGEKLRILMAPSSPGARLQPYRVVVANETKVEAIAALSDLGRYVAVDVSSMNTAADAAASASNDDDDEDDGSGVRLYQSIYETAMRNKVPMPVIEDMIKIYSYDVDFQRKVQPGDSFDVFYAGEDEGVTSSEKNDVLFASLTVGGETKKYYRYQSPDDGVVDYYDETGKSAKKFLVRKPINNAIMRSGFGGRRHPILGYVKMHTGVDWATAYGTPIFASGNGVIEKAGPEGGYGKYIRIKHSNGYETAYGHMSAFAKGMEAGKKVRQGQVIGFVGSTGQSTGPHVHYEILVNGRFVDPMRVKLPRGRSLEGPMLASFEKERDRLEGMMSGRGGAIARMSDATGGPLQVTNR